The DNA sequence CAAACAGGAAGTATAGCAATTTTTTAAGAATATGAGTAAATCAACAGATGTAAAAGGATTAGCCCGATTAATGGCGGCTGACTTCAGCAATCAACAACAGGCATGGGATAACCCCCCTTTTTTCGCTCATATTCGAGTTTGTATGCGTCCCCTTCCCGAATCTCTCCTCGGTGGTACAAGTCTTTTTCTTGAACAAGCCTACGATTTTCTCTTGAATCAACCCTATCGCTTAAGAGTATTTAAAATTCAAGCAGTAGATGATCATTTAGAATTAGAACACTACAAACTGAAAGAAGAAGCAGAATTTTATGGAGCTTCCCGTAATCGAGAAAAATTGAAAGAGTTAACTATTGACCATTTAGAGAAAATGAATGGTTGTGATATGATTGCCCAATGGAATGAAAGTCATTTTAAAGGCTACATCAAACCGGGTAAAGCCTGTATTGTAGTCAGAAAAGGTAAAGAATCCTATTTAGATAACTCCTTTGAAATTGATGAACGTAAACTAATTAGTTTCGATCGAGGTAGAGATTTAGTGACTGATGAATTATTGTGGGGTTCTGTTGCAGGTCCATTTCACTTTACCAGAATTGAAAGTTTTGCCCATGAAGTTTAATTCATCACAATTACTAACTTTCCAACCCATAAATACTGATAGAAACATAAATTGTCAAAAAAAACATCAAATATACTCCCTTTTTCATTTCTTCCCTCTTCACCCCCCAAATTCATTCATCTAACCTATGAGACAGTTAAGAGAATTATTATTTCCTAGCCAAAACAGCAAAAAGAATCCCCCCAAAACAAAAGGACTTCCGCCACTAAAAAAAAGTCGTAGGGGGATAGAAATAAAAACTGAAGCTGAAATCGAAATCATGAGAGTTTCAGGG is a window from the Cyanobacterium sp. Dongsha4 genome containing:
- a CDS encoding chromophore lyase CpcT/CpeT, encoding MSKSTDVKGLARLMAADFSNQQQAWDNPPFFAHIRVCMRPLPESLLGGTSLFLEQAYDFLLNQPYRLRVFKIQAVDDHLELEHYKLKEEAEFYGASRNREKLKELTIDHLEKMNGCDMIAQWNESHFKGYIKPGKACIVVRKGKESYLDNSFEIDERKLISFDRGRDLVTDELLWGSVAGPFHFTRIESFAHEV